In Dolichospermum flos-aquae CCAP 1403/13F, the following proteins share a genomic window:
- a CDS encoding type II toxin-antitoxin system HicB family antitoxin, whose protein sequence is MKFNVTIDRDEDGVWIIECPSIPGCISQGATKEEALENIQDAISACLQVRAEIGLPLTIETKQVEVLV, encoded by the coding sequence ATGAAATTCAATGTCACGATTGATCGAGATGAAGATGGTGTCTGGATTATTGAATGTCCTAGTATTCCTGGTTGCATTAGTCAGGGAGCGACAAAAGAAGAGGCTTTAGAGAATATTCAAGATGCGATTTCTGCTTGCTTACAAGTGAGGGCAGAGATTGGCTTGCCATTGACTATTGAAACTAAACAAGTAGAAGTCTTAGTATAG
- the fabG gene encoding 3-oxoacyl-ACP reductase FabG, with amino-acid sequence MKGKQVLLTGGTGGLGLGVTPAVIAQGADVIIPYRNPKDVERLKGIIAPADFARIHFIPANLEDEASVEKLVSRMTKVDVLIHLVGGFSKGKTHEYSFYDWKQEIDINLNTTFLTCKYSLKSMLENGYGRIVTVSSRAGAEPAGQLAAYSAAKAGVIALTKAIADETKGTNITANTILPSVIDTPANRVGTPTEIADKWVKPESIAQVICFLASEAAKDVRGAAIPVYGNL; translated from the coding sequence ATGAAAGGCAAACAAGTTTTACTTACAGGTGGCACAGGTGGACTAGGTTTGGGTGTAACACCCGCAGTTATAGCCCAAGGTGCAGATGTGATTATTCCTTATCGTAATCCTAAAGATGTAGAACGGCTCAAAGGAATTATTGCCCCGGCGGATTTTGCCAGAATTCATTTTATTCCTGCTAATTTAGAAGATGAAGCCTCAGTAGAAAAACTTGTCAGTCGCATGACAAAAGTAGATGTGTTAATTCATTTAGTTGGTGGATTTTCTAAAGGAAAAACTCACGAATACAGCTTTTATGATTGGAAACAGGAAATAGATATCAACTTAAATACAACTTTTTTGACTTGCAAATATAGCCTTAAAAGTATGTTAGAAAACGGCTATGGGCGGATTGTTACCGTCAGTTCTCGCGCTGGTGCTGAACCAGCAGGACAATTAGCGGCTTATTCTGCGGCCAAAGCTGGAGTGATAGCCTTAACAAAAGCGATAGCCGATGAAACCAAAGGTACTAACATTACCGCTAATACCATTCTCCCCAGTGTCATTGATACCCCCGCTAACAGAGTAGGTACACCCACAGAAATCGCTGATAAATGGGTAAAACCCGAATCTATTGCCCAAGTTATTTGTTTTTTAGCCTCAGAAGCAGCCAAGGATGTCCGTGGTGCAGCAATTCCCGTTTATGGCAATTTGTGA
- the trxA gene encoding thioredoxin: protein MTIKKEFNSFEEMLSGSDVPVLVDFYADWCGPCQMMVPILEQVNSQLKNRLRIVKIDTEKYTELASRYGIAALPTLVLFKQGQPVDRIEGVVQAPQLVQHLQTKL from the coding sequence ATGACCATTAAAAAAGAATTCAACAGCTTTGAAGAAATGCTATCTGGTTCAGATGTACCCGTATTGGTAGACTTTTATGCTGACTGGTGTGGTCCTTGTCAAATGATGGTGCCAATTTTAGAACAAGTCAACAGTCAATTGAAAAACCGTTTGCGGATTGTCAAGATTGATACGGAAAAGTATACAGAATTAGCCAGCCGATACGGGATTGCGGCTTTACCAACCTTGGTACTATTTAAGCAAGGACAGCCTGTAGATAGAATTGAAGGTGTTGTGCAAGCACCACAATTAGTACAACATCTGCAAACAAAGCTTTAA
- the dnaK gene encoding molecular chaperone DnaK, with protein sequence MGKVVGIDLGTTNSVVAVMEGGKPVVIANAEGMRTTPSVVGFSKEGERVVGQMARRQTVLNPQNTFFAVKRFIGRKYGELNPDSKRVPYTIRKDEIGNIKVACPRLNKEFSPEEISAMVLKKLADDASRYLGEPVTGAVITVPAYFNDSQRQATRDAGRIAGLDVLRILNEPTAASLAYGLDRGYTETILVFDLGGGTFDVSLLDVGDGVFEVKSTSGDTQLGGNDFDRKVVDWLAEQFLEAEGVDLRRDRQALQRLMEAAEKAKIELSAVSVTDINLPFITATEDGPKHLETRLTRSQFEGLCVDLLGRIRTPVKRALKDAGVSPVDIEEVVLVGGSTRMPMVKQLVQDLIGIEPNENVNPDEVVAVGAAIQGSILAGELKDVLLLDVTPLSMGLETIGGVMKKLIPRNTTIPVRRSDIFSTSENNQNSVEINIVQGERDMATDNKSLGRFKLYGIPPAPRGIPQVQVSFDIDANGILQVTALDRTTGREQSITIQDASTLSESEVNRMIQDAQKYANVDRERKERVEKRTRAEALILQAERQLREVALEMGMQFARNRRQRIDNICRNLRESLQADEDRGIDQAYADLQDALYELNREVRQYYAEDEDEDLFGAIREIFVGDKEKEPERDVYRDNYRQRDSSNRGVNRNYGRENQNRSANYETRPTRSKRPSYQDNWDDDDDWL encoded by the coding sequence ATGGGCAAGGTAGTTGGCATCGACTTGGGTACAACCAACTCAGTAGTCGCCGTCATGGAGGGTGGCAAGCCGGTGGTGATTGCCAATGCAGAAGGAATGCGAACAACCCCCTCCGTCGTTGGCTTTAGTAAAGAAGGGGAAAGGGTTGTGGGGCAAATGGCCAGACGGCAAACCGTCCTTAATCCCCAAAATACCTTTTTTGCCGTGAAACGCTTCATTGGGCGCAAATATGGGGAATTAAACCCGGATTCTAAGCGTGTTCCTTACACTATCCGCAAAGATGAAATTGGCAATATTAAAGTTGCCTGTCCCCGGCTGAATAAGGAATTTTCCCCAGAAGAAATTTCGGCTATGGTGCTGAAAAAATTAGCTGATGATGCTAGTCGTTATTTAGGTGAACCTGTTACCGGGGCTGTGATTACTGTTCCGGCTTATTTTAATGATTCCCAACGCCAAGCTACCCGTGACGCGGGTAGAATTGCTGGTTTAGATGTTTTACGGATTCTCAACGAACCCACAGCGGCATCCTTGGCTTACGGATTAGATCGAGGTTACACAGAAACTATTCTTGTGTTTGATTTGGGTGGGGGAACTTTTGATGTGTCCCTACTAGATGTGGGTGATGGCGTATTTGAGGTTAAATCTACCAGTGGAGATACTCAACTCGGTGGTAATGATTTTGATCGAAAAGTAGTTGATTGGTTAGCGGAACAGTTTTTAGAAGCAGAAGGTGTAGATTTAAGACGCGATCGCCAAGCTTTGCAACGGTTAATGGAAGCCGCAGAAAAGGCGAAAATTGAACTTTCGGCGGTTAGTGTCACCGATATTAATTTACCCTTCATTACCGCCACGGAGGACGGTCCAAAACACCTAGAAACTCGGCTGACGCGATCGCAATTTGAAGGTTTATGTGTAGACTTACTGGGTAGAATCAGAACACCAGTTAAGCGGGCGTTAAAAGATGCCGGAGTTTCTCCTGTAGATATTGAAGAAGTCGTATTAGTTGGTGGTTCTACGAGAATGCCCATGGTGAAACAGCTAGTTCAAGACTTAATTGGCATTGAACCCAACGAAAACGTCAATCCTGATGAAGTCGTCGCTGTGGGTGCAGCTATTCAGGGCAGTATTCTGGCTGGGGAACTTAAAGATGTTCTCCTCTTAGATGTCACACCCCTATCTATGGGCTTAGAAACCATCGGTGGTGTCATGAAAAAACTCATCCCCCGCAATACAACTATCCCAGTCCGTCGTTCTGACATCTTTTCTACTTCTGAAAATAACCAAAATAGCGTAGAAATCAATATTGTCCAAGGTGAAAGGGACATGGCCACAGATAACAAATCCTTGGGACGGTTTAAACTCTATGGCATTCCTCCCGCACCGCGAGGCATTCCCCAAGTGCAAGTATCCTTTGATATTGATGCTAATGGGATTCTCCAGGTAACAGCCCTAGATCGGACTACTGGCAGAGAACAAAGCATTACTATTCAAGACGCTTCTACTTTAAGTGAGTCAGAAGTTAACCGCATGATTCAGGATGCCCAAAAATATGCCAATGTTGATAGAGAAAGGAAGGAACGAGTTGAAAAACGGACCCGCGCCGAAGCGTTAATATTACAAGCAGAACGACAACTGCGAGAAGTAGCTTTGGAAATGGGAATGCAATTTGCCCGCAACCGTCGTCAACGCATTGATAATATTTGCCGGAATTTACGAGAAAGTTTACAAGCTGACGAAGATCGCGGTATTGATCAGGCTTATGCTGATTTACAAGATGCTCTGTATGAACTGAATAGAGAAGTCCGTCAGTATTATGCTGAGGATGAAGATGAAGATTTATTTGGTGCTATCCGGGAAATCTTTGTGGGTGACAAAGAAAAAGAACCGGAACGGGATGTTTACAGAGATAACTATCGCCAACGAGATTCATCTAACCGAGGTGTTAACAGGAATTATGGCAGGGAAAATCAAAATCGTTCTGCCAATTATGAAACTCGTCCCACTCGCAGCAAACGCCCTAGCTATCAGGATAACTGGGATGATGACGATGATTGGTTATAA